AACGGATATTCGCTGAGTGCTGTCCGCGATCCCCCACCCCGGACGGAGTGTTCCTGATGACGGAACAGCAGCACGTATTCGCCAGGAGCCGACGAGTGCCTTCGCGACGCCGCATGACCGCCCTCGCCGTCGCAGCCATCGGTGTGCTGGCGCTGATTACGACGGGCGCGAGCGGCAACGCGTCCGCCACCCAGACCACCGCGTTGCAACCGGCTGCCCTGCAACCCGCCGCCGCGCCGGCCGCGGTGCCGGCCGCACCGGCAGGCTTCACCACCACCTGGAGCGACGACTTCAACGGTGCTTCCGGAACCGGCATCGACTCGGCCTGGAAGTACGACACCGGCGCCGGCAGCACTTTCGGCACCGGCGAGATCGAGACGATGACCAACAGCACCGCCAACGTCTACCAGGACGGAAACGGGCACCTGGTGCTCAAGGCGCTGCACTCCGGCACCGATCCAGCCGGCGGGTGGACATCAGGCCGGGTCGAGACCCAGGCCGCGACCTTCGGCGCACCCGCCGGCGGCGTCGTGGAGATGGTCTCCGCGATCCAGCAGCCCAATCTCACCACCGCCAACGGGGCCGGTTACTGGCCCGCGTTCTGGATGCTGGGATCGACACTGCGTACCGGCACGACGTGGCCGGGCTCGGGCGAGGTGGACATCCTGGAGGACGTCAACAGTCGCAGCTCCGTCTTCGGCACGCTGCACTGCGGCGTCAACCCGGGCGGCCCGTGCAACGAGAGCACCGGCATCGGCAGCGGTGAGCACGCCTGTACCGGCTGCCAGACCGGCTACCACACCTACGCCGTGCAGATCGACCGCTCCGTCTCCCCGGAGCAGATCCGCTGGTACCTGGACGGGACCAACTACTTCACCGTCAAGGCCAACCAGGTCGACGCCACGACCTGGGCCAACGCGGTGGACCACCCGTTCTTCATCATCTACGACCTCGCCATGGGCGGCGGGTTCCCCTCGGCCTTCGGCGGGGGCCCCAACGCCAACACCGTCTCCGGCGGACAGATGAACGTCGACTGGGTCGCGGTCTACAACAAGGCACCCGGCGGCACCACGACCGGCGGCACGACCGGCGGCGGGACCACGACCGGCGGTTCGGGCGGCACCACGGCCGACGGCACCGCGGCCGCCGTGCGGGTGAACGCCACCCAGGCGCAGATCACCTTCAAGCCGACCACCGCGGCCGCGTACGTGGACGTCCACTACCTGGTCAACAACGCCAACCAGCAGAACCTCCGGATGACCAACAACGCCGGCACGTGGACGCAGACCGTCGGCAACCTGTCCGCCGGAAACACCGTCACCTACTGGTTCACCTACGAGAAGAGCGGTGCCCAGTACGACTCCCCGCACTACACCTACACCCAGAGCTAGCACCGGGAGAACGGCAGCGGGCGGTGCCGCACGGCGCCGTCCGCAGGCCGTGTCAGCACGCCACCAGGGCGAGGAACGGCCACGTCCGCGCTCTCGCGGTCCACGCACGGCGCGCGGCGGCCGGCTCAGGGGAAGCAAGGAGCACGACATGGCAGCGAGCGACCACGGCTCGGGGGCCGGGCACCGGGTCGTCCCGCGTGCGACGCCCGCCTCCCGGAACAGCCCCGCAGCACCGGACGGACCGGCGCCGCGGGCCGTAGCGGCGGGGCCGGGGCCGGAAGCCGCAGCGGGTGAGCCGTCCCCCGAAGGAGCCGCCGGTACGGGCGGAGCAGGCGAGGAGGGCGCGACCGGGGGCCCGGCGACCGCGACGATCCTCCCGGAGGGCGCCCCGGCCGGACAAGGCGCGGAGCCGGCAGCGCCGCCGCCCTGGTCGCCGGGCGCCCGCCTGGTGCTGGGCGCAGCCCTCGTCGTCGTGGTGGGAGCCGTCCTCTACCACCTGGGCGCGGTCTTCCTCTTTCTCGCCCCGCCCAACGAGCTCTCACTCAAGTACCAGCAGGAGATCAACGCTCACATCTATCCGGAGTTCGACCAGAACTGGCAGCTCTTCGCGCCCAACCCGCTCCAGGCCGACATCCATGTCCAGGTGCGGGTGCAGACGCTGGATTCGGGCGGCGCCCGCGCCGAGCCCGACTGGGCCGACCTGACCGCGTCGGACCTCGCGGCCGTCAAGCACAACCCCGCCCCTTCGCATCTCGACCAGAACATGCTGCGGCGGGGCTGGGACTACTACACCACCTGGCACAGCCAGCAGGACGAGACACCGACGGGCAGCGGCGCACCGCTCTCGGAGCAGTACCTGAAGCGGCTGGCGCTCCAGCGTGTCGGCGCGCGGTGGCAGGGCAGCCCGATCGTCGGGGTGCAGCTGCGATCCGCCACCTGGCAGGTGCCCGGACCGCCCTGGACGGGTCCGGCCCCAGTGGGAGCGCCGGAGTACCGGACCCTCGGCTGGTGGGCCGTCAGCCCCCAGGACTACGCCGGACTGGGAGCGGCCTGATGCCCGTACCGACCCCACCGCCCGCTCGGGTCGGTCCCGGCGGCGCCCGCGGTCCGGCTTCTCGGGTCGGTCCCGGCGGCGCCCGCGGTCCGGCTGCTTCCGTGGGGGCCGCCGCGCCCGAACGCGCCGAGACGACCGCGGTGCGAGCGGTGTTCGCCCGCACCCTCGCCCCCTATCAGGCGGCCGTGGTGCGCATCGGTGTCGCCTTCACCTTCTGCGCCTTCCTGCTGCGGGAATGGCCGCTGCGGCGGGAGCTCTACGGTGACCGGACGGCCTGGAGCCTGGATCTGGCCCGTCAGATGCTGGCGGGCAACCACGCCTTCACGCTCCTGGCCTGGTCCGACAGCCGGGTGTGGTTCGAGTTCGTCTACACGCTCGCCATCGTGGTCGGTGCCCTGCTGCTGGTCGGCTGGCGCACCCGCTTGACGTCCGTGCTCTTCATGCTGCTGGTGCTCTCCCTGGAGAACCGCGCGGCGCTCCTCGGCGACGGAGGCGACAACGTCGTCCACCTCCTCGCCATCTACCTGGCCTTCACGCGCTGCGGCACGGTCTGGTCACTGGACGCGCGCCGGGTGCGCCGCCACGCCGCCTCCGGGTCCGATCCGTGGGGAGCGGCGTTGTGGCTCGCCGCCGGAGCGGCGCTGGCCGTGAGCTGGGCGACCGGCGTGCCGGCCCCCGGCGTGCTCGGGTTCGGCTCCCACTCCTGGGGGCTGCTCCTGTGGCCGTCCTGGGCGGTGACCGGAGTGCACCACGCGCTCCGTGTCCGGCGTTCGCGTGGCGAGGCGGCGGCAGTCTCCGAGGCCCTCGCCAACCTGGTCCACAACTCGGCCATGCTGGTCATCGCCGTCCAGGTGTGCCTCATCTACGCCACGGCGGGCTGGTACAAGATCCAGGGATCCCTCTGGCAGAACGGCAGCGCGGTCTACTACCCGCTGCATCTCCCGTACTTCGCCCCCTGGCCCGAACTGGCACCCGTGCTCTCCGGCAACAGCACACTGGTCCTGTTGCTCACCTACGGAACAGTGATGGTCCAGGTCTCCTTCCCCTTTCTCGTCTTCAACCGCCGGATCAAGAACGTGCTCCTGATCCTGATGATCGCCGAGCACATCGGCATCGCCGTCATCCTGGGTCTGCCCTTCTTCTCGCTGGCGATGATCACCGCCGACGCCGTCTTTCTGCCCACCGGCTTCCTGCGGCGGGTGGAGGCGCTGGGCGCGGCCTGCTTCGCCGGGCCGGTGAGGACGCGACCGCGGCCGGACACTGCCACCGCGCCCGCGCCGTAGCGGACGAGCGGTCCCGGGCTGCCGGCCGACGAAGTGGCCGCGCCGCCGAGCAGGGCGATGCGGCCGGTCACGACCGGCGGTGCCGTGGCTCGGTCGTCCACGAGCTGGACGTCGCGACTCCACCGTCGGCGCCGGTCCGCCGCACCTGGGCGTGGCGCGGCGATCGGGTGGTAACGCTTGGGTCACGAACGCCCTTCGCGTGCAGCAGCGCCGGGGTACCCCACGTCAGGTCGGTGACAGAAGCCAGAGCGGCTTCAGGACGGGGGCGGTCATGCTGAGGGAGCACGTACGGAGGGTCGCTGATGCGCGGCAGTGACGTCGAGGATTTCACGTCGTTCGTCCAGGCGCGGTCGGCGGCGCTGTTCAGGACCGCGTTGCTTCTCACCGGGGAGCGCCATGCGGCCGACGATCTCGTGCAGTCCACGCTGGAGAAGGTCTACCGGCATTGGCGACGGGTCCGCTCCGCGGACGTGCCCGAGGCCTACGCGCGCAGGATCCTGGTGAATCTCGCCAACGACCGCTGGCGCAGGCAGCGCGGGCACGCGGAGACACCGCTCCATGACGACGCCGGTGGTGAGCGGGTCGATCCGTACAAGGGCGTCGACGCGCGGGACGAGCTGATGCGCACGCTCCAGGAACTGCCGACCAGCATGCGAACCGTACTGGTGCTGCGGTACTTCGAGGAGCTCAGCGACGCGGAGATCGCCGGTCTGATGAACACTTCGGCCAGTACGGTGCGGTCCCAGGCGAGCCGCGGACTGGCGAAACTCCGGTCGGCCGTCGCCCGGAACACCCGTCACACACCCTCGGGAGGGGCCGCATGAAGGACTTCGACCTGGAGGGCGAACTGACCGCGGCCATGCAGGACCGGGCGGATCGGTTCCCTCCCCGTACGTACGAGGTGGACGCGCTCGTCGCGACGGTCAGGCGTCGCCGT
The sequence above is drawn from the Kitasatospora sp. NBC_00315 genome and encodes:
- a CDS encoding glycoside hydrolase family 16 protein, with the protein product MPSRRRMTALAVAAIGVLALITTGASGNASATQTTALQPAALQPAAAPAAVPAAPAGFTTTWSDDFNGASGTGIDSAWKYDTGAGSTFGTGEIETMTNSTANVYQDGNGHLVLKALHSGTDPAGGWTSGRVETQAATFGAPAGGVVEMVSAIQQPNLTTANGAGYWPAFWMLGSTLRTGTTWPGSGEVDILEDVNSRSSVFGTLHCGVNPGGPCNESTGIGSGEHACTGCQTGYHTYAVQIDRSVSPEQIRWYLDGTNYFTVKANQVDATTWANAVDHPFFIIYDLAMGGGFPSAFGGGPNANTVSGGQMNVDWVAVYNKAPGGTTTGGTTGGGTTTGGSGGTTADGTAAAVRVNATQAQITFKPTTAAAYVDVHYLVNNANQQNLRMTNNAGTWTQTVGNLSAGNTVTYWFTYEKSGAQYDSPHYTYTQS
- a CDS encoding DUF5819 family protein, with the translated sequence MAASDHGSGAGHRVVPRATPASRNSPAAPDGPAPRAVAAGPGPEAAAGEPSPEGAAGTGGAGEEGATGGPATATILPEGAPAGQGAEPAAPPPWSPGARLVLGAALVVVVGAVLYHLGAVFLFLAPPNELSLKYQQEINAHIYPEFDQNWQLFAPNPLQADIHVQVRVQTLDSGGARAEPDWADLTASDLAAVKHNPAPSHLDQNMLRRGWDYYTTWHSQQDETPTGSGAPLSEQYLKRLALQRVGARWQGSPIVGVQLRSATWQVPGPPWTGPAPVGAPEYRTLGWWAVSPQDYAGLGAA
- a CDS encoding HTTM domain-containing protein, which translates into the protein MFARTLAPYQAAVVRIGVAFTFCAFLLREWPLRRELYGDRTAWSLDLARQMLAGNHAFTLLAWSDSRVWFEFVYTLAIVVGALLLVGWRTRLTSVLFMLLVLSLENRAALLGDGGDNVVHLLAIYLAFTRCGTVWSLDARRVRRHAASGSDPWGAALWLAAGAALAVSWATGVPAPGVLGFGSHSWGLLLWPSWAVTGVHHALRVRRSRGEAAAVSEALANLVHNSAMLVIAVQVCLIYATAGWYKIQGSLWQNGSAVYYPLHLPYFAPWPELAPVLSGNSTLVLLLTYGTVMVQVSFPFLVFNRRIKNVLLILMIAEHIGIAVILGLPFFSLAMITADAVFLPTGFLRRVEALGAACFAGPVRTRPRPDTATAPAP
- a CDS encoding SigE family RNA polymerase sigma factor, encoding MRGSDVEDFTSFVQARSAALFRTALLLTGERHAADDLVQSTLEKVYRHWRRVRSADVPEAYARRILVNLANDRWRRQRGHAETPLHDDAGGERVDPYKGVDARDELMRTLQELPTSMRTVLVLRYFEELSDAEIAGLMNTSASTVRSQASRGLAKLRSAVARNTRHTPSGGAA